One segment of Phragmites australis chromosome 13, lpPhrAust1.1, whole genome shotgun sequence DNA contains the following:
- the LOC133887883 gene encoding protein NRT1/ PTR FAMILY 2.13-like, translated as MCEGGRPEASMASGPRRRPGLSGLTEEEAAGGGGGAEATRRRPRGWRAVGFIIGVFAASIMASNAFSIPLTSYLIIRYNMKQNAATNLNNIFSGTSNFSPVVGAFVADALWGKFRTLLFGIVFGIIGMAVITLSATVHQLKPPPCSALARQAGTCVGPSALHRAVLYVGMGLIVVGWGAANPTSLPFGADQFDKSNERHKVGLTRYYSWYYAIVMMASFVALTVVVYVEVKVSWGLGFAIPTVLMLVALAVFLVGTKVYVKVPPEGSVFTSVARVVVASCRKWRLQLPHLDDARRQEEVLYNPDPAAGNGGRVHRFALTLQLSFLNKAAIVTDADEIRPDGSPARPWNLCSVQQVEEVKCLVKIIPVWISAMVWFTAVTEMTNYTFLQALTMDLHMGRRFTIPPVSIIAVFYLCIALFVPVYDLLIARAAKWVTKAEGGITLLQRQGAGLVVGSLSFVVAAVVERRRRRSALDHGDGMSPLSVFLLAPQLAVMGVSGAFSIAGQMVFYNTQFPDQMRSLANAAFYCSQGVSSYVAILVVNIVNARTRRHGESAGWVRDDISAGRLDYFYYTMAVLGAANFVYFLVCAHFYRYKVEQGPDSPAGPEPARDSASTSGSEAALLET; from the exons ATGTGCGAGGGTGGACGGCCGGAAGCATCCATGGCCTCcggcccgcggcggcggccaggCCTGAGCGGCCTTACGGAGGAAGAGGCtgcgggaggcggcggaggagcggagGCGACGCGGAGGAGGCCGAGAGGATGGCGAGCCGTTGGCTTCATCATTG GGGTCTTCGCGGCATCTATTATGGCGTCCAATGCGTTCTCCATTCCCCTCACGAGTTACCTGATCATCCGTTACAATATGAAACAGAATGCCGCGACAAACTTGAATAACATCTTTTCTGGCACGTCCAATTTCTCGCCCGTCGTTGGAGCCTTCGTTGCCGATGCATTATGGGGCAAATTCAGAACCCTGCTGTTCGGAATCGTATTCGGAATCATT GGGATGGCGGTCATCACCCTATCGGCAACGGTCCATCAGCTCAAACCGCCGCCGTGCAGCGCGTTGGCCCGGCAAGCCGGCACGTGCGTCGGTCCGTCGGCGCTCCACCGCGCTGTGCTCTACGTCGGCATGGGGCTGATCGTCGTGGGCTGGGGCGCGGCGAACCCCACCAGCCTGCCATTCGGCGCCGACCAGTTCGACAAGAGCAACGAGCGGCACAAGGTAGGGCTCACGCGCTACTACAGCTGGTACTACGCCATCGTCATGATGGCCTCGTTCGTGGCGCTCACCGTCGTGGTGTACGTCGAGGTCAAGGTGAGCTGGGGCCTCGGCTTCGCCATCCCCACGGTGCTCATGCTCGTCGCCTTGGCCGTGTTCCTCGTCGGCACCAAGGTCTACGTCAAAGTGCCGCCCGAGGGCAGCGTCTTCACGAGCGTCGCGCGGGTGGTCGTCGCGTCGTGCCGCAAGTGGAGGCTCCAGCTGCCGCACCTCGACGACGCGCGGCGGCAGGAGGAGGTCCTGTACAACCCTGATCCCGCAGCGGGGAACGGCGGCCGTGTGCACAGGTTCGCTCTCACGTTGCAACTCAGCTTTCTGAACAAGGCGGCCATCGTGACCGACGCCGACGAGATACGGCCCGACGGCTCCCCAGCGAGGCCGTGGAACCTGTGCAGCGTGCAGCAGGTCGAGGAGGTGAAGTGTCTCGTCAAGATCATCCCCGTGTGGATCTCCGCAATGGTGTGGTTCACCGCGGTGACGGAGATGACCAACTACACTTTCCTCCAGGCTTTAACCATGGACCTCCACATGGGCAGGCGCTTCACCATCCCGCCGGTCTCGATCATCGCCGTATTCTACCTCTGCATTGCGCTCTTCGTGCCCGTCTACGACCTGCTCATAGCCCGCGCCGCGAAGTGGGTCACCAAGGCGGAAGGCGGCATCACTTTGCTTCAGAGGCAGGGCGCCGGGCTGGTGGTCGGCTCGCTGTCGTTCGTGGTCGCGGCCGTCGTGgagcgcaggaggaggcgctcCGCGCTAGACCACGGCGACGGCATGTCCCCGCTGTCCGTGTTCCTTCTGGCGCCGCAGCTCGCGGTGATGGGCGtgtcgggcgcgttcagcataGCGGGGCAGATGGTGTTCTACAACACGCAGTTCCCGGACCAGATGCGCTCGCTCGCCAACGCGGCCTTCTACTGCTCGCAGGGTGTCAGCAGCTACGTCGCCATCCTCGTGGTCAACATCGTGAACGCGAGGACTAGGCGGCACGGCGAGTCCGCCGGCTGGGTCAGGGATGACATCAGCGCCGGGAGGCTCGACTACTTCTACTACACCATGGCCGTGCTCGGCGCGGCCAACTTCGTCTACTTCCTCGTGTGCGCGCACTTCTACCGGTACAAGGTCGAGCAGGGTCCTGACTCTCCTG